CTTATCCCTTACCACGCATTCAACAAACCCTAGCACTCCGTCAAGACCAGGTGTGGATATTGTTTTTGAAGGATATGGTTTCAGCCCGTGCTTCTTAAACTTGTCAACATCCCTCCCCGACTCCGTCCCCAACTTGTAGGCGAGTTCAGCGTGCTTCTCGCTTAAGATGTTGATGGTTAGCTCACCGGTCTCCATTACGTACTCGTGTGTGAGGCTACCGCTCCAAATTGAAACAGCTATGAGGAATGGGTCGTCATACACTGGTGAAACCCATGATGCAGGCATAACGTTAAGCCTTCCATCCCTGCTCCTGGAAACTATCAAGTATACTGGCCTCGGATGGAGGACATGGTATTCGTTAGGCGATACTTCAACATACACTTGAGAACACCCTATTAATCAATATATTGCCCAGGGTAGTTAAAGATTATAAAAGGCCTCCTGCAATTAATGATTTTGAAGCGGGGATGCCCGAGCTTGGCCAAAGGGGCCGGGTTGAGGACCCGGTGGCGTAGGCCTGCGTGGGTTCAAATCCCACTCCCCGCACTACTCCTTGATTCTGAAACCTCCACGACAGCCCTCCCGGTTGTTTTATTAAGTAGTAGCTGAATAT
This region of Thermosphaera aggregans genomic DNA includes:
- a CDS encoding flavin reductase family protein, with amino-acid sequence MYVEVSPNEYHVLHPRPVYLIVSRSRDGRLNVMPASWVSPVYDDPFLIAVSIWSGSLTHEYVMETGELTINILSEKHAELAYKLGTESGRDVDKFKKHGLKPYPSKTISTPGLDGVLGFVECVVRDKLRVGESTLFICESKAVHVDKEVYEKYGWNLSKTSILLHGAGKSFTTTSRLIRVSK